From the Bacillus sp. FJAT-22090 genome, the window TGAAAAAAATACAATCCTTTTTCACAAATTAATTTGAATTTAAAATTATTTTTTATCGCTCATTTTATTTTCACTTATTTAATTGAAATATTAGGAAAAAACAGACGAAAAATTGTTCCTTTTCCAGTCGTACTTTCTACTTCAATCTTCCCTCCATATTCAAGCATTAACATTTTTACAATACTTAAACCAAGACCAGAACCACCCTTTGATTTTGTCCTTGCTTCATCCACAATGTAAAATCGATCAAAGATTTTTGAAACTTGTTCTTCTGGAATTCCTATTCCATTATCTTGGACTGTAAGGATTGTATACAACCCATCTTTATAACCTTTGATTTTTATAATTGGATCATGCTCATTGTACTTAATTGAATTATCCATTAAGTTCCTTAAAATTTGCAGTAAAGCAGTTTGTTCAATTGTAGCTACATAGGTTGAATCAATTTCTACTTGTATACGGACATTTGGATGTACAAGCTTATATTCATTTTGTAATTGGCAAATAACTTCCAATATATTTGTTAAAGACATTTCTTTTGAATTCTCTCTTCTTGCAAGCTTCAACATTTCTTCCATGAGCTTTTTCATTTTTTGAATTTCAACAAGAGAAATTGATAACGATTCTTCTAATACTTCTTGTTCTTCCTTTCCCCAACGATTTAAAAGGGACAAGTGTCCTTCCACAACTTGTATTGGAGTTCTAAGTTCATGAGAAACATTATAAATAAACTCATCTTGCCTTTTAATCGTTTCTGAAACTTCATTCATTAGTTGTTTGTAAATAAGTAGAAGTTCACCAATTTCATCATTTGTTGAATAATTAAAACTTACTTCTTTTAAAAATTTGTGCTGTTTTGCTCTTTGCATTTCATTTCTTAACTCTTTAATAGGTTTTAATAAAATAGAAGAAATTGAATAACCAATTAGTGCAGATAATAAAAGTGAAATAACAGCAAAAATTAGCATCGCAATTAAAATATAGTTCATAAGCTGAGAAAAATTCTCAAGGTCATGAGAAATTTCTACATAACCCGAAAATGTTCCGAAGTTCAGTGTCTCTATTTTATGGAAAACAATTTGATCATTTACTACTTCGCGTTGAAAATCTTCCATATTGTACGTGAATTCCGGAAAATCACTTGCATCATTAATACGTAACAATTCTATACCATCTTTGTTCATTATACGAACAGATTGTTTTTGGTTCACAATTTGATTTAACAGTGTTCGATTTCTACTAATATCCTGAATCGTTAGAAAAGGCCCTTTTGATTCTATGAAGAGAACAACCTCATTTAAGGTGTTTTGTGCTATTTTCTTTTCTGAAATAAGCATCCAATTATAAAGAGAAAAATATAAAATGACACACATCGTAAGAAAGCTCAAGAAGATAGAAATAGCTGAACTAAAAGTCCATTTTTTTTGAAGGGTCCAATTTTTCATTTTCTCATCACATACCCTACCCCTCTGACTGTTTCAATCATATGAGAAACAGCAGGCAGCTTCTTTCTTAAATGCCTTATGTATACATCAACCACGTTAGTTTCAACCTCTGTGTCATACCCCCATACTGTTTGTAATATTGCATCTCTCGTTAAAACCTTATTTTCATTTTCCAATAGATAAACCAACATATCATATTCTGTCTTAGTGAGTTCTACCTCTATTTCTTCATAGAAAACTTGATGCGCATTCTTATCAACAACCAACTTATCCATTTCTAGCTTTGAAGAGGGTTCCGTGTAATTAGCAACCCTTCTCAATACCGCACGAATTCTTGCGAGTAACTCCTCTATCGCAAAGGGTTTAACAACGTAATCGTCAGCACCAGCCTCCAACCCAGAAACACGATCAATTATTGCATCTCGTGCAGTAATAAGAATTATTGGTGTATTTTTTTGTTTTCTAACTCTTCTACATATTTCAAGACCATTTAAACTTGGTAGCATCAAATCAACTAACAGCAAATCATATTGGTTTGAAATTGCAAGCTCCATACCCTCTCTACCATCATGACAAACGGTAACTTTAAAGCCCTCATGCTTTAATTCCAATTCAACAAATTTAGCTATATTCACTTCGTCTTCTATTATTAATAGATGAAATTCCATATTTTAACCCTACCTTTTAAAATAGCCGTTCAAATTAATTTTGAACGGCATTCGTATAAAGAAAGTTATTTTTACCAAGTTTTTTAGCAGCGTATAATGCTTGATCTGCTTTATCTAATAACTCGTCAACGCTTTTCCCATCGTGTGGATAAATGGATATTCCAATAGATGATGTTGGGGTAAATAGATGATCTCCTATCATCCAACCAATTTCTAACGTACCTTGGATAGCGTATATCAATTTTAAAATTTTTTCACTACTGCCATCTTTATAATCGTCTACTTTATCTACTATTATAACGAATTCGTCTCCGCCAAGCCTATAGCAATTGAACTGGCCATTAACGCAATGTTGAAGCTTTTCAGCAAAACGTATTAAAAATTGGTCTCCAACATCATGCCCAAATTGATCATTTACAGATTTAAAGTCATCCCCATCAATATATATCAATGCTATATTATTGTCGCCGTTTAGAGAGTCGATAGCTATTGGTAAATCTCGGTGAAACGATCGGCGATTTGGAAGCTCAGTTAAACTATCATGATAGGCCATAAACTTTAACTTATCTTCTAATTCTCTTTTTTCCGTAATTTCTCTTGAAACTACAACAAACCATTTCTCGTCTTCTTCATCTCTGTTCCTTTTTACTTCAGTAATTGAAGTATCTGCCCAGATAGTATTCCCATTCTTCTTCTTCATTAAAAGTTCTGTTCGATAAATACTATTTTCATCAATAGAGGGCAATAGATGTCCTGCCTCTACTCTGTCTTCTGATATTAAACTAAGATAATAAGTCCCAAGGAGCTCCTCTTTATCATATTGAAGAATAGTTTCATGACTAGGAGAAGAATATAGTAAATAACCTTCTTCATCTGTAATAGCTATGAGGTCATTTGAATATTCTGTTATTAGAGTAAATGTTCGCTCTATGTTTCGAAGCTCATCTATAATTCTTTTCTTTTCAGTAATATCAAATTGAATTGTTAAATACTTTTCAATTTCACCATGTTCGTTCATGATGGGTATTACATTTGCATCTACCCAATAAAAAGAACCTGACTTGGTCCGATTACGAATCTCACCCCGCCAAATACTACCATCTTTAACTGTGCTCCACATTTGTCTAAAGAAATTTTCATCATGGAAGTTTGAGTTTATCAATCGGAATGTTTTTCCAACAATTTCATTTTGTTTAAACTGGCAAGTATTTTCAAAAACTTGATTGACCATTTCAATTATGCCATTTTCATTGGTCATTGCTACTAAGGCAGCTTCATTGATTCCTTTTTTATAGCTTTCCAAAATATAGGTAGAAGCTTGCATTTCCTTAGATCGTGCTACTTTTTTTGTAATGGCGAGAATATATTGGTTTTCTCCATCAAAAATAGGGATAGCTGTAGTTTCATTAACATGCGTTAAATTGGAAATCGAAAAATGATCTTGATAAAAAATAGACTTCTTTTCCAAGAAAGCTCGTTTATAATTGTTGACTATTGTCATATAATGATATTCTTCTAAACAATCTTCTAATTTTTTTCCAATAGGATTTTCAAAAAAAACTTCTTCTGCTTTTTTATTAATACATTCATATATAAAAGTATCGTCTAATTTCCGCATAAGAAAGACATAATCATCTGACAAATCATATAGTAAACTAAATTGTTTTGGAGTTATAACTGCTTCAGTCATTATTTCAAAAAATCTCCTATCGGCATTGATTCTCATATCCTTTAATCATATTTATTTAACGATAAAGTTACAAGTATTTTAACAATTTTTATGGATATATCCTTCACAAAAAATTAACATATTATTAGAGACATTTCTCTATGCAAAAGGAAAAAAAATTAGTATATTATAAAAGCAAATAATTTTATAAGACAAAGTTCGCTTTGTCGAGGGAAGGCAAATGGTGCGCCACCAGTTTTGAGCTGGTCCTAGTAGGTTCGATTCCTACCCCGAAATTTTTTATGCATTTTAAAATGAAAAATTTCAGGGAACCTAGGATGATTATGCTCATTTTGGTTCTTTAAGGGGGCACTTATTTTGATTAGAAAACGTGATTTACATGAATGCACTGCGCTTTACGAACTAATGTCTGACCCTAGCGTTCTTGCTTATGTTCGTCAAAAAGCTAGTTCAGCAGACGAATATTGGTTCATGACAAAGCAGTTAATGGAAGAAGAAGAGAAAGGTTTATCGATTTCTAGAACCATTATCAGTGATTATGGTCAACCGATAGGAACTATAAACTTATTTGATATAGAAGACGGAGCTGGATTCCTCGGTACCTGGATCGGAAAACCATTCCAAGGACTAGGTTACAATAAAAAAGCAAAAGAACAGTTTTTAAATGAAATGTTTTTCGAAACAGATATTCATACAATCTTTCTTCGTATTCGAAGAAGCAATGTCAAAAGTATTCGAGCTACCGAGAAACTTCCTTACGTTCTTAAAGCAAATACAACCCATTCTAAAATTTATGAGGCAATTAATAGCCAGTCAGATATTTATGATCTTTACTATATTCCAAAAGACTTGTTCCATCTAGTAATGTTACAACAAAGTACAGAGGAAGAACAAGCAATGTAATAATAGAAAACAGAAGTATGTACGGTTAATTCATATAAAGAACTCCCGTCAAATAGCTATTTGACGGGAGTTCTTTATTTTTATTTTTTATGCGATAAAAGAATTTCAACAAATTGGCTTGGAGTTTTAGGAGAATTTGCAGCTTTTTGTTTATTTATAATTGTTTCCTTAGCGTTAACTAGCTTTGTAATCGATTCTAGAAATGATTGTTGTGTTAAGTTTTCCTCTTCTAATACAATTCCGAATCCTTGATTCTCAAAATAGTTCGCATTTAGTAATTGATCTCCCCTACTTGCATGAATCGATAAAGGAATTAAAAGCATTGGTTTTTTTAAAGCTAAAAATTCAAATATAGAATTTGATCCTGCTCGCGTAATAACATAATCTGAAATCTTTAATAAATGAGGGAGCTCAGTTGTGACATATTCGAATGCAATATAATTTGGTTTTCCTGTTAGTGATGCATTTAAGTTACCTTTACCACAAAGATGTATGATTTGATATTTTTTCGTTAACTCATCTAAGTTGTCGTAAATGGCTTCGTTTATTTTAGCTGCTCCCTGGCTACCACCCATTATAATAATAGTCTCTTTGTTTGCTTTAAACCCAGTCAGCTGCTCTGCTATTAATTCATCGCCATTAAACAAATCTGGACGAATAATCGCTCCGATAGACGATGACTTTTCTGCAGGAAGGTATTTCAATGTTTCTTCAAAAGTA encodes:
- a CDS encoding sensor histidine kinase, with amino-acid sequence MKNWTLQKKWTFSSAISIFLSFLTMCVILYFSLYNWMLISEKKIAQNTLNEVVLFIESKGPFLTIQDISRNRTLLNQIVNQKQSVRIMNKDGIELLRINDASDFPEFTYNMEDFQREVVNDQIVFHKIETLNFGTFSGYVEISHDLENFSQLMNYILIAMLIFAVISLLLSALIGYSISSILLKPIKELRNEMQRAKQHKFLKEVSFNYSTNDEIGELLLIYKQLMNEVSETIKRQDEFIYNVSHELRTPIQVVEGHLSLLNRWGKEEQEVLEESLSISLVEIQKMKKLMEEMLKLARRENSKEMSLTNILEVICQLQNEYKLVHPNVRIQVEIDSTYVATIEQTALLQILRNLMDNSIKYNEHDPIIKIKGYKDGLYTILTVQDNGIGIPEEQVSKIFDRFYIVDEARTKSKGGSGLGLSIVKMLMLEYGGKIEVESTTGKGTIFRLFFPNISIK
- a CDS encoding response regulator transcription factor; protein product: MEFHLLIIEDEVNIAKFVELELKHEGFKVTVCHDGREGMELAISNQYDLLLVDLMLPSLNGLEICRRVRKQKNTPIILITARDAIIDRVSGLEAGADDYVVKPFAIEELLARIRAVLRRVANYTEPSSKLEMDKLVVDKNAHQVFYEEIEVELTKTEYDMLVYLLENENKVLTRDAILQTVWGYDTEVETNVVDVYIRHLRKKLPAVSHMIETVRGVGYVMRK
- a CDS encoding diguanylate cyclase domain-containing protein; its protein translation is MTEAVITPKQFSLLYDLSDDYVFLMRKLDDTFIYECINKKAEEVFFENPIGKKLEDCLEEYHYMTIVNNYKRAFLEKKSIFYQDHFSISNLTHVNETTAIPIFDGENQYILAITKKVARSKEMQASTYILESYKKGINEAALVAMTNENGIIEMVNQVFENTCQFKQNEIVGKTFRLINSNFHDENFFRQMWSTVKDGSIWRGEIRNRTKSGSFYWVDANVIPIMNEHGEIEKYLTIQFDITEKKRIIDELRNIERTFTLITEYSNDLIAITDEEGYLLYSSPSHETILQYDKEELLGTYYLSLISEDRVEAGHLLPSIDENSIYRTELLMKKKNGNTIWADTSITEVKRNRDEEDEKWFVVVSREITEKRELEDKLKFMAYHDSLTELPNRRSFHRDLPIAIDSLNGDNNIALIYIDGDDFKSVNDQFGHDVGDQFLIRFAEKLQHCVNGQFNCYRLGGDEFVIIVDKVDDYKDGSSEKILKLIYAIQGTLEIGWMIGDHLFTPTSSIGISIYPHDGKSVDELLDKADQALYAAKKLGKNNFLYTNAVQN
- a CDS encoding GNAT family N-acetyltransferase, whose protein sequence is MIRKRDLHECTALYELMSDPSVLAYVRQKASSADEYWFMTKQLMEEEEKGLSISRTIISDYGQPIGTINLFDIEDGAGFLGTWIGKPFQGLGYNKKAKEQFLNEMFFETDIHTIFLRIRRSNVKSIRATEKLPYVLKANTTHSKIYEAINSQSDIYDLYYIPKDLFHLVMLQQSTEEEQAM
- a CDS encoding undecaprenyldiphospho-muramoylpentapeptide beta-N-acetylglucosaminyltransferase, producing the protein MNNNTIVLTGGGTAGHVSLNEAIIPELIDKGYELHYIGSSDGIEKSIITKSFPSLPYQAISNGKLRRYFSIKNFSDPFKVLYGTLQATRIIRKVKPSLIFSKGGFVSVPVVIAAKFANIPVVIHESDITPGLANKIASSFAKHIFTTFEETLKYLPAEKSSSIGAIIRPDLFNGDELIAEQLTGFKANKETIIIMGGSQGAAKINEAIYDNLDELTKKYQIIHLCGKGNLNASLTGKPNYIAFEYVTTELPHLLKISDYVITRAGSNSIFEFLALKKPMLLIPLSIHASRGDQLLNANYFENQGFGIVLEEENLTQQSFLESITKLVNAKETIINKQKAANSPKTPSQFVEILLSHKK